From the Chloroflexus aurantiacus J-10-fl genome, one window contains:
- a CDS encoding ABC transporter ATP-binding protein, whose protein sequence is MSEWIIQTQALTRDFGSLRAVDHVDLRVRAGSVHAIIGPNGAGKTTLFNLISGYLKPTAGRVFLRDREITHVPLHRMAHLGIGRSFQITNIFPTLTVLENVRLAAQARGRDNLHIWKRASQLHRYSERAYAALQQVGLHERALQIAATLPHGDKRRLELAILLAGDADILLLDEPTAGMATEQVPMLLDLLRNIRQGTNKTILIVEHNMSVVMSLAETITVMHQGRVLAEGSPAEISANQAVRDAYLGTTFTGGRQ, encoded by the coding sequence GTGAGCGAATGGATCATTCAAACCCAGGCCCTGACCCGTGATTTCGGCTCCCTGCGCGCCGTTGATCACGTCGATCTGCGGGTGCGCGCTGGAAGCGTGCATGCGATTATTGGGCCGAATGGTGCTGGAAAGACGACTCTTTTCAATCTGATTAGCGGTTATCTCAAACCGACAGCGGGACGGGTCTTCTTGCGTGATCGTGAGATTACGCACGTCCCCCTGCATCGAATGGCCCATCTCGGTATCGGGCGGTCGTTTCAAATTACCAACATCTTTCCAACCCTGACCGTACTGGAAAATGTTCGTCTGGCTGCGCAGGCTCGTGGACGGGATAATCTGCACATCTGGAAGCGGGCAAGCCAGCTCCACAGGTACAGCGAACGGGCCTACGCAGCGTTACAACAGGTTGGCTTACACGAACGGGCACTCCAGATTGCGGCCACGCTCCCCCACGGCGACAAACGTCGGCTTGAGCTGGCGATTCTGCTGGCCGGTGACGCCGATATTCTCCTGCTCGACGAGCCAACGGCAGGGATGGCAACGGAACAGGTGCCGATGTTGCTGGACTTACTGCGTAACATTCGGCAAGGAACGAACAAAACGATTTTGATCGTCGAACACAATATGTCGGTGGTGATGAGTCTGGCTGAAACAATTACGGTGATGCACCAGGGGCGTGTGCTGGCAGAGGGCAGCCCGGCTGAGATCAGTGCCAATCAGGCGGTACGCGATGCCTACCTGGGAACGACCTTCACCGGAGGTCGGCAATGA
- a CDS encoding ABC transporter ATP-binding protein has translation MSEILLDVDSIHTYIGQFHILEGVSLRVRSGSITALLGRNGAGKTTTLRSIMGLNPPRQGSIRLAGEVINGRPAYDIARLGVGYVPEHRAIFRDLTVEENLRLAERKRGDLARRSDLIMSLFPDLKRFYRHPGGKLSGGQQQMLAIARALVAENRLLLIDEPSEGLAPIIVEQIMAALRQMATETTILLVEQNFAMAAQLADEYYILDDGRSVQHGKMADLVHDQATINRYLGAG, from the coding sequence ATGAGCGAAATATTGCTGGACGTTGATAGCATTCACACCTATATCGGTCAATTTCACATTCTTGAAGGAGTATCGCTGCGCGTGAGAAGCGGAAGCATCACCGCGCTGCTAGGGCGTAATGGTGCCGGCAAGACCACGACGCTACGTTCGATCATGGGCCTGAATCCGCCGCGACAGGGAAGTATTCGCCTGGCCGGAGAAGTGATCAACGGGCGTCCGGCGTATGACATTGCTCGCCTGGGGGTCGGCTACGTCCCTGAACACCGGGCTATTTTTCGCGATCTCACCGTCGAGGAGAACTTGCGGCTCGCCGAACGTAAACGCGGTGATCTGGCCCGACGGAGCGACCTGATTATGAGCCTCTTCCCCGACCTGAAGCGCTTTTACCGCCATCCCGGCGGCAAGCTCTCCGGCGGCCAACAGCAAATGTTAGCGATTGCCCGGGCCCTGGTAGCAGAGAATCGCTTACTCTTGATTGACGAACCGAGTGAAGGGCTGGCCCCGATCATCGTTGAACAAATTATGGCCGCGTTGCGCCAGATGGCGACGGAAACAACGATTTTGCTCGTTGAACAGAATTTTGCCATGGCAGCCCAACTGGCCGACGAATACTACATTCTCGACGATGGTCGCAGTGTTCAGCACGGAAAGATGGCCGACCTGGTCCACGATCAGGCAACGATTAACCGGTACCTGGGAGCCGGGTAA
- a CDS encoding branched-chain amino acid ABC transporter permease → MNEFIRQRRGLLAGIGATLIFAYWAVTHYEPRVLASILLSGLTLGALYFLVTSGLSLIFGLMDVLNFAHGTLFMIGAYVGFTLYANPRLLLNTMPFVLAFVAGWLLTRWFPTNRMKAPRWWFWLGAFIVGGLALWGFELAPLATTALSSGGRVPTEEAQAPTAIFIGRTVGLSVAGFIAGIAFLIGKEHSRPPTRADLVLGLSMLALALIIAPFRLAAEGWLLSINANIRFLLALVIGAASGAALGGLMEWSLIRPLYSRPIYQVLVTLGLVFVGTELVKGIWGPGGYFMELPEWFSRRGPDCPSPNLIAWLRDNCASIDVLGRPFPSYRIFIIALGIAMFIGIALLLRRTRLGMIIRAGVQDGEMVQALGINVRRVFTLVFALGAGLAALGGVAAAPFLGISPGLGQEFQLQAFIAVVIGGMGSFTGAAMGALLVGLARAFGDQIVLTGIQLPWMSEAITFSPSIARASTVLIMALVLLLRPAGLFGKKE, encoded by the coding sequence ATGAATGAATTTATTCGACAGCGACGAGGCTTGCTGGCCGGGATCGGTGCGACATTGATCTTTGCATACTGGGCAGTCACCCATTACGAACCGCGTGTTCTCGCCAGTATTCTCCTCTCTGGCCTGACGCTGGGGGCACTCTACTTTTTAGTCACATCTGGCCTCTCACTGATCTTCGGCCTGATGGATGTACTCAATTTCGCCCATGGGACACTGTTTATGATCGGTGCCTATGTGGGCTTTACCCTCTACGCCAACCCGCGTTTGTTGCTGAACACTATGCCGTTTGTGCTGGCGTTTGTAGCGGGGTGGCTCCTGACGCGCTGGTTCCCCACCAATCGAATGAAGGCACCGCGCTGGTGGTTCTGGCTTGGGGCATTCATCGTGGGCGGGCTGGCACTTTGGGGGTTCGAGCTGGCACCGCTGGCCACCACTGCGCTCAGTTCAGGTGGGCGAGTGCCTACTGAGGAAGCGCAGGCGCCAACTGCTATCTTCATCGGACGAACGGTAGGGTTGAGCGTAGCCGGCTTCATTGCGGGGATCGCCTTTCTGATCGGAAAGGAACACTCTCGGCCACCAACGAGGGCCGATCTCGTCCTGGGGTTGAGTATGCTTGCGCTGGCATTGATCATCGCACCATTCCGCCTCGCTGCCGAAGGCTGGCTATTGAGCATCAACGCAAACATCCGCTTTCTCCTGGCCCTGGTGATCGGGGCCGCCAGTGGCGCAGCGCTGGGTGGTCTGATGGAATGGAGCCTGATTCGCCCGCTGTACAGCCGGCCTATTTATCAGGTACTGGTCACACTGGGGCTGGTCTTTGTCGGCACCGAGCTGGTGAAAGGCATCTGGGGGCCGGGTGGCTACTTTATGGAATTGCCCGAATGGTTTAGCCGTCGCGGACCTGACTGCCCATCACCCAACCTGATCGCCTGGCTCCGCGACAACTGTGCCAGTATTGACGTATTGGGGCGACCATTCCCCAGTTATCGCATCTTTATTATTGCCCTGGGCATTGCCATGTTTATCGGCATTGCCCTCCTCTTACGCCGCACCCGCCTGGGGATGATCATTCGGGCCGGCGTGCAGGACGGCGAAATGGTGCAGGCATTGGGGATCAACGTTCGCCGCGTCTTCACTCTGGTCTTTGCACTTGGAGCCGGCCTTGCCGCGTTGGGCGGGGTGGCAGCGGCACCATTCCTCGGTATTAGTCCTGGTTTGGGACAGGAGTTTCAGTTACAGGCCTTTATCGCCGTGGTGATCGGGGGAATGGGCAGCTTCACCGGTGCAGCGATGGGTGCGCTGCTGGTGGGGCTGGCGCGCGCCTTTGGCGACCAGATTGTCCTGACCGGCATCCAACTACCGTGGATGAGCGAAGCGATCACCTTCTCACCTTCAATTGCGCGCGCTTCAACAGTCTTGATCATGGCGCTGGTGCTCTTGCTGCGCCCGGCAGGTCTCTTTGGGAAGAAGGAGTAG
- a CDS encoding branched-chain amino acid ABC transporter permease, with product MLTRLKAPQWAGLALIGGLIAFPYLIALLTGQPIDSGIPKFWQGMLIQVFILAVFAMSYDILMGYTGILSFGHALFFGTGAYTIGILLKHAGWDLGSAFVAVIVIAVLQSLIVGLLSLRVSGVYFAMVTLAFAQMFFLLAEATDFRQWTGAEDGLQSIPVPAWISPTNERLRFYYLALGFAVVMYLLARQVVNSPTGRVMMAIRDNEVRARVLGYHTLTYKLIAITISGVMAALAGAFNALWNLNANPAVLSVGTTINALLMTIIGGVGSLIGPMLGAAVIQLLGYWLNFFFGPAWPLLFGIVYILIVLFLPYGIVGTWRLRGTSWVTMWRNRWQELARRRGDGVAR from the coding sequence ATGCTGACACGTTTGAAAGCACCACAATGGGCCGGTCTGGCCTTGATCGGCGGTCTGATCGCCTTCCCCTATCTGATAGCACTGCTCACCGGGCAGCCAATTGACAGTGGGATACCGAAATTCTGGCAGGGTATGCTCATCCAGGTCTTCATTCTGGCCGTTTTTGCGATGAGCTACGACATTCTGATGGGCTATACCGGCATTCTCTCCTTCGGCCACGCCCTCTTCTTCGGCACAGGTGCCTACACGATTGGGATTTTGCTCAAACATGCCGGCTGGGATCTCGGCTCAGCATTCGTGGCCGTCATCGTCATTGCGGTACTGCAAAGCCTGATCGTTGGCCTGCTCTCGTTGCGGGTCAGCGGTGTCTACTTCGCGATGGTGACACTGGCCTTTGCCCAGATGTTCTTCCTCCTGGCCGAAGCAACCGACTTTCGCCAGTGGACAGGGGCAGAGGATGGGTTGCAAAGTATTCCGGTACCGGCGTGGATCAGCCCGACCAACGAACGTCTGCGCTTCTACTATCTTGCGTTAGGATTTGCAGTAGTGATGTATCTCCTGGCCCGCCAGGTCGTCAATTCGCCAACCGGGCGGGTGATGATGGCGATCCGCGACAACGAGGTACGGGCCAGAGTCTTGGGCTACCATACGCTCACCTACAAGCTGATCGCCATCACCATCAGCGGTGTTATGGCAGCGCTGGCCGGTGCATTCAACGCACTGTGGAATCTCAACGCAAACCCGGCGGTGCTCAGCGTAGGGACAACGATCAATGCGCTCCTGATGACGATCATTGGTGGCGTCGGTTCGCTGATCGGGCCGATGCTTGGCGCCGCCGTGATCCAACTGCTGGGGTACTGGCTGAACTTCTTCTTCGGGCCGGCATGGCCACTGCTGTTTGGGATCGTGTACATTCTCATCGTGCTCTTCCTGCCATACGGCATCGTCGGTACCTGGCGGTTGCGCGGTACGAGTTGGGTGACGATGTGGCGCAACCGCTGGCAGGAATTAGCCAGGCGACGCGGTGACGGCGTAGCGCGGTAG
- a CDS encoding DNA-methyltransferase: protein MSINYLEQTYTLNHEFHSFTKSVVIHADCFEWLSEVPGDSIHAIVTDPPYGVKEYDPEQLEKRSNGNGGIWRIPPSFDGHTRSPLPRFTALNPKERERIQHYFYEWARLALRVLRPGGHVFLASNVFLSQIVFTAIVQAGFEFRGQVVRLVRTLRGGDRPKNAEEEFPDVCSMPRGCYEPWGIFRKPIPDGMTVSECLRLFQTGGLRRKQDGNPFEDVIESERTPQKERAIANHPSLKPQSFLRQIVYASLPLGEGVVLDPFMGSGSTIAAAEAIGYAAIGIEKYREYYLMSLQSIPALSSLYTTGNQLSFQFS, encoded by the coding sequence ATGTCAATCAACTATCTCGAACAGACTTACACCCTTAACCATGAATTTCACTCTTTTACCAAATCTGTAGTCATACATGCTGATTGTTTTGAATGGCTAAGCGAAGTCCCAGGCGATAGCATTCATGCCATTGTCACCGATCCCCCCTACGGCGTGAAGGAATACGATCCTGAGCAATTGGAAAAGCGCTCAAATGGCAATGGAGGAATCTGGCGCATTCCGCCATCTTTTGATGGTCATACCAGATCACCCTTACCAAGATTTACTGCACTAAATCCAAAGGAAAGAGAACGAATACAACATTACTTTTACGAGTGGGCCAGGCTGGCTTTACGAGTGTTACGTCCTGGTGGCCACGTATTTCTTGCATCAAATGTTTTTCTTTCCCAAATAGTCTTTACTGCCATTGTTCAGGCCGGTTTCGAGTTTCGTGGACAGGTTGTTCGGTTGGTCCGAACGCTTCGCGGTGGTGATAGACCAAAGAATGCTGAGGAAGAATTCCCCGATGTTTGCTCAATGCCACGCGGTTGCTACGAACCCTGGGGTATTTTCCGAAAACCTATTCCAGACGGCATGACCGTAAGTGAGTGTTTACGGCTTTTCCAAACAGGGGGATTGCGCCGTAAACAAGACGGTAATCCTTTTGAAGATGTTATCGAAAGTGAACGCACACCGCAAAAGGAGCGGGCGATAGCAAATCACCCAAGCCTGAAACCACAATCGTTTCTGCGCCAAATTGTGTATGCCTCTTTGCCTCTTGGCGAAGGAGTAGTCCTTGATCCTTTTATGGGTTCTGGATCGACCATTGCTGCGGCAGAAGCAATCGGCTATGCTGCGATTGGTATTGAAAAATATCGAGAATATTACCTTATGAGCTTACAATCGATTCCAGCCTTGTCTTCACTGTATACCACAGGCAATCAATTATCTTTTCAGTTCAGTTGA
- a CDS encoding NAD(P)-binding domain-containing protein: protein MTPQVGFVGLGIMGKPMAHNLHRAGFSVMVWNRSRQPMDELPAEGLHSAESPPALCIRQTRAHPRSTDDPQRYLR from the coding sequence ATGACACCACAGGTCGGTTTTGTCGGGCTTGGGATTATGGGCAAACCGATGGCCCACAATCTCCACCGTGCCGGCTTTTCGGTTATGGTCTGGAATCGCTCACGCCAACCAATGGATGAACTGCCTGCTGAAGGTCTGCATTCTGCCGAGAGTCCTCCGGCGCTGTGCATCCGCCAGACCCGTGCGCATCCGCGTTCCACTGACGATCCCCAGCGATACCTACGGTGA
- a CDS encoding hydroxypyruvate isomerase family protein — translation MLHIALNVSLTMRELAWSERFDTAARLGFGTVEFWWPDGVDLKAISRQLRDLDLQVALVNFAAGVLAHGERGLLNHPERQHEFRANVPVALEFAQQIGCRRLNALVGKLLPGEDRASQMSRVRENLAWACEQAAAAGIEVVVESLNAWENSGYLLTNTAETLAFLASVGAPNLRYQYDCYHMQLMEGNITRTIREHVARIGHIQVADAPHRHQPGTGELHFPYIFRAIVESGYTGFVGLEFIPDRELAACLEWLPPDRRQPIALEAMRWSAVGEEQER, via the coding sequence ATGCTCCACATTGCGCTTAATGTATCACTTACCATGCGCGAACTGGCGTGGTCTGAACGCTTCGACACGGCGGCACGGCTCGGTTTCGGTACAGTCGAGTTCTGGTGGCCGGATGGGGTTGATCTCAAGGCAATCAGCCGCCAGTTGCGTGATCTCGATCTGCAAGTAGCACTGGTCAATTTTGCCGCCGGTGTGCTGGCCCATGGTGAACGAGGGTTATTGAACCATCCGGAACGGCAACATGAGTTTCGCGCCAATGTTCCGGTGGCGCTGGAGTTTGCCCAACAGATTGGGTGTCGGCGACTGAATGCCCTGGTTGGTAAGCTCCTGCCCGGAGAAGATCGCGCTTCACAGATGTCACGGGTACGCGAGAATCTGGCCTGGGCTTGCGAGCAGGCAGCCGCAGCCGGGATTGAGGTGGTCGTCGAGTCGCTCAATGCCTGGGAAAACAGTGGCTATCTACTGACCAACACCGCCGAGACGCTGGCATTTCTGGCGAGTGTTGGTGCACCGAATCTGCGCTATCAGTACGACTGTTACCACATGCAGTTGATGGAAGGAAATATCACTCGCACGATTCGCGAACACGTTGCTCGGATTGGTCATATTCAGGTCGCCGATGCTCCCCATCGCCACCAGCCCGGTACCGGCGAACTGCATTTTCCGTACATCTTCCGGGCAATTGTTGAGAGTGGCTACACCGGTTTTGTCGGTCTGGAGTTCATCCCTGACCGTGAACTGGCCGCTTGCCTGGAATGGCTACCCCCAGATCGTCGGCAACCGATAGCGCTTGAAGCTATGCGCTGGTCGGCAGTGGGTGAAGAACAGGAGCGTTAA
- a CDS encoding response regulator transcription factor, protein MSVPYGVVIGGLGEYADEYLLPIFIASGYQIWITRGAATLYDTLSRQIDLALVSIPDQSYLDQIPALLKQWQGVFMLIGPRNDQLVVESFAHGVDDYIARPFRTDELLARVRAQLRRRQRYLPLPFTAGPFTFDLAARTISFRDQPLDLDLPAFALLTVLAEAPTRRFTSTELLTLVWGRGQANNLSLLESTWQRVRQQIEGDESVLVGDITREVALLQ, encoded by the coding sequence ATGAGTGTTCCGTATGGAGTAGTGATTGGGGGATTGGGAGAATACGCTGATGAATACCTGCTGCCTATCTTCATTGCGTCTGGTTATCAGATATGGATCACACGGGGGGCTGCCACTCTTTACGACACATTAAGTCGCCAGATCGATCTGGCGCTGGTCAGTATTCCAGATCAGTCGTATCTCGATCAGATTCCTGCACTGCTCAAACAATGGCAGGGAGTCTTCATGCTGATTGGCCCTCGTAATGATCAACTGGTGGTGGAGTCCTTTGCCCATGGTGTTGATGACTACATTGCCCGACCCTTCCGTACCGATGAACTCCTGGCACGGGTACGTGCGCAATTGCGCCGGCGACAGCGTTATCTACCGCTGCCGTTCACAGCCGGTCCTTTCACGTTTGATCTAGCCGCGCGCACCATCTCTTTTCGCGATCAACCACTTGATCTCGATCTGCCTGCATTCGCCCTCCTCACCGTATTAGCCGAAGCGCCAACCCGCCGGTTTACATCAACTGAATTACTAACGCTCGTCTGGGGTCGCGGACAGGCAAACAATCTCTCGCTCCTTGAGTCAACCTGGCAACGTGTGCGTCAGCAGATTGAAGGCGATGAAAGCGTCCTGGTTGGTGATATTACGCGAGAGGTGGCATTGTTACAGTGA
- a CDS encoding DUF4230 domain-containing protein, which produces MYHDDDDDDEIRQRARRLMRLRREREWFDDDDYLDVQPRIGYRSQPIRSGISGSVIVLLIVVLLIGIGGFWITQRISALGSAIPNVQVIVQTPTPQIISGAAVVQRIQQLSRLETSKYTIERVIDIRQGSNIPIIGDWLASDAILLIAHGTVVVGVDLSQITPDAVTVSPDGRQITVRLPPVQVFSATLDNSKTRVYSRERGLLAPDNPNLETIARQAAEQQILQAACEDGIMEEGTRNAELALRQFLGLIDGAVVEVVTSPPASCTVSP; this is translated from the coding sequence ATGTACCACGACGATGATGATGACGATGAGATTCGACAGCGGGCCAGACGGCTGATGCGTTTGCGCCGTGAACGCGAATGGTTCGATGACGACGATTATTTGGATGTGCAACCCAGAATCGGTTATCGGTCACAGCCAATCCGAAGTGGTATTTCGGGTTCGGTCATCGTTCTCCTAATAGTCGTGCTGTTGATCGGGATTGGCGGTTTCTGGATAACACAGCGCATCAGTGCCCTTGGCAGTGCAATCCCGAATGTGCAGGTGATCGTCCAGACGCCGACACCCCAGATCATCAGCGGTGCGGCTGTCGTGCAGCGAATACAGCAACTCAGCCGACTCGAAACCAGCAAATACACCATTGAGCGGGTTATTGATATCCGCCAGGGCAGCAATATTCCGATTATCGGTGATTGGCTGGCCAGCGATGCGATATTACTCATCGCTCACGGCACGGTGGTGGTAGGGGTCGATCTGAGTCAGATCACCCCTGATGCGGTCACTGTTTCGCCTGATGGCCGGCAAATTACCGTGCGTCTACCACCGGTACAGGTCTTTAGCGCAACCCTTGACAACAGCAAAACTCGTGTCTACAGTCGTGAACGTGGTTTACTGGCTCCAGACAATCCAAATCTGGAGACAATAGCTCGCCAGGCGGCTGAACAGCAAATTCTGCAGGCAGCCTGCGAGGATGGGATTATGGAGGAGGGTACGCGCAATGCAGAGCTGGCACTCCGCCAGTTTCTGGGCCTGATCGATGGTGCAGTTGTCGAGGTCGTGACCTCACCTCCAGCATCATGTACGGTCTCGCCATGA
- the ubiE gene encoding bifunctional demethylmenaquinone methyltransferase/2-methoxy-6-polyprenyl-1,4-benzoquinol methylase UbiE: MNVLPPPEAKAAYVEQMFARIARGYDRVNRVMTFGLDQGWRRKVVEYVAPPVHGRALDVGTGTGDFLIELAAWAREGLVVGVDFTVPMMQAGQPKIADLAQSGRAAFVAGDALQLPFPDNTFDAITTGFVLRNVTDIPAALREMYRVARPGATMACLEVARPRHPLLRWGHRIYFEHVVPWIGALLGGDRRAYTYLPQSARAFPPPDDLAAMMREAGWSHVFYRLYGLGAVAIHVGAKKM; this comes from the coding sequence ATGAATGTACTACCACCGCCGGAAGCAAAAGCGGCGTATGTTGAGCAAATGTTTGCCCGCATTGCCCGCGGCTACGACCGGGTCAATCGGGTGATGACGTTTGGGCTTGATCAGGGCTGGCGGCGTAAAGTGGTGGAATATGTTGCGCCACCGGTACACGGTCGTGCGCTTGATGTTGGTACCGGTACCGGTGATTTTTTGATCGAACTGGCAGCCTGGGCCCGTGAAGGGCTGGTGGTCGGGGTTGATTTTACCGTGCCCATGATGCAGGCCGGCCAACCGAAAATTGCTGACCTGGCCCAAAGTGGACGTGCTGCCTTTGTGGCCGGTGATGCGTTGCAGTTGCCGTTTCCCGACAACACCTTCGATGCGATTACCACCGGTTTCGTTTTGCGGAATGTCACCGACATCCCGGCAGCGCTGCGGGAGATGTACCGGGTGGCCCGGCCCGGTGCCACCATGGCGTGTCTGGAAGTAGCTCGACCACGGCATCCATTGCTGCGCTGGGGGCACCGTATCTATTTTGAGCACGTTGTACCGTGGATCGGGGCCTTGCTGGGTGGTGATCGCCGCGCCTACACCTATCTCCCACAATCGGCGCGTGCCTTTCCGCCTCCCGATGATCTGGCGGCAATGATGCGTGAAGCGGGCTGGAGTCACGTCTTTTACCGCCTCTATGGCCTGGGTGCGGTTGCAATTCATGTCGGTGCAAAAAAGATGTAG
- a CDS encoding asparaginase domain-containing protein — protein sequence MPKLLILSTGGALAIRRALGARDDQLTVRPDLTVVIEEFANLPGSHLTPQQIFALVQRIQQVRDGYDGILVATGSDTLEEAAFLIDLLLPAGSPVVITSLPRLSTGGVSETNGLQAAMAVAATPAVAGAGALVVVDNTIYAAATIQMQFSQGPGMVTAPLGALGRVEGDQVSLRLQPVGRQQIAAPRLVEPVDLIRIGVGADDRQLRHSIADNVAGIVIETLGSGRVPPWWLPAIGEAVQRRIPVVVVSRAGAGGLGDEFGYVGAYHDLRKLGVIFAPDLSGIKARLKLMAALAVARSPAELRALFR from the coding sequence ATGCCAAAACTACTGATTCTATCAACCGGTGGTGCGTTAGCGATTCGACGGGCGTTGGGTGCCCGTGATGATCAACTGACCGTGCGGCCCGATCTCACGGTCGTGATTGAAGAGTTTGCCAATCTGCCGGGTAGCCATCTTACGCCACAGCAAATCTTTGCTCTGGTACAGCGCATCCAACAGGTGCGTGATGGGTATGATGGTATTCTGGTTGCGACCGGCAGTGACACGCTGGAAGAGGCCGCCTTCCTCATCGATCTCTTACTCCCTGCCGGGTCGCCGGTCGTTATTACCAGTTTACCACGCCTCAGCACCGGTGGGGTGAGTGAGACGAATGGTCTTCAGGCTGCGATGGCTGTTGCGGCAACCCCGGCCGTTGCCGGCGCAGGAGCGCTGGTCGTGGTTGATAACACTATCTACGCCGCTGCCACGATTCAGATGCAGTTCAGTCAGGGGCCTGGTATGGTGACGGCGCCACTGGGTGCACTGGGACGGGTTGAAGGCGATCAGGTCAGCCTGCGCTTGCAGCCGGTAGGACGACAGCAGATCGCCGCGCCGCGCCTGGTTGAGCCGGTCGATCTGATACGCATTGGAGTTGGTGCCGATGATCGTCAGCTACGGCACAGTATTGCCGATAATGTCGCCGGAATTGTGATTGAGACGCTGGGTAGCGGACGAGTTCCACCCTGGTGGTTGCCGGCGATTGGCGAAGCAGTGCAGCGCCGGATTCCGGTCGTCGTGGTCAGCCGGGCCGGGGCCGGGGGGCTGGGTGATGAATTTGGCTACGTTGGCGCCTACCACGATCTGCGCAAGCTGGGGGTCATCTTTGCCCCCGATCTGAGCGGGATCAAAGCCCGCCTGAAGCTGATGGCTGCACTTGCCGTTGCCCGTTCTCCCGCTGAACTACGGGCGCTCTTTCGTTAG
- a CDS encoding class I SAM-dependent methyltransferase, whose amino-acid sequence MTYQRYATVYDGSGQIRFALLTALYLEELLQRHPVYGRRVLDVACGTGTLLAILAERGWQVTGVDASAAMLAQAAAKLAEVPVPVELRQGDMRELAQLLPAHTFDLVTCTYDSLNYLIGSHDLAACLRGVARVLVPGGLFVADMNTRHFLAVDWGEYAFHEQPGYVQVERTHFDPAANLSTMWLTGFIGNDRDGYERFDELHIERAYPNDLVAALIEAAGLKIEGCYDGFTFQPPTDTTQRICWVARKPLCQNY is encoded by the coding sequence ATGACATATCAGCGCTACGCGACCGTGTATGATGGTAGCGGTCAGATACGTTTTGCGCTGCTGACCGCCCTCTATCTGGAAGAGTTGTTGCAACGCCATCCGGTGTACGGGCGACGGGTGCTGGACGTTGCCTGTGGTACCGGCACGCTGCTGGCAATTCTGGCCGAGCGCGGCTGGCAGGTAACGGGAGTCGATGCTTCGGCAGCGATGCTGGCACAGGCGGCGGCGAAGCTGGCCGAGGTACCGGTGCCGGTTGAGTTGCGACAGGGTGATATGCGAGAACTGGCGCAATTGCTGCCGGCGCATACGTTTGATCTGGTGACGTGTACTTACGACAGTCTCAATTACCTGATCGGGAGTCATGACCTGGCGGCGTGTTTGCGCGGCGTGGCGCGGGTGCTGGTGCCGGGTGGATTGTTTGTCGCCGATATGAATACTCGCCACTTTTTAGCCGTTGATTGGGGTGAGTACGCTTTTCATGAACAGCCGGGCTATGTCCAGGTCGAACGAACCCATTTCGATCCGGCGGCTAACCTCTCTACCATGTGGCTGACCGGTTTTATTGGCAACGACCGCGATGGTTACGAACGATTTGACGAGCTGCATATCGAACGGGCATATCCCAATGACCTGGTGGCTGCGCTGATCGAGGCAGCCGGTCTGAAGATCGAAGGATGCTACGACGGCTTTACCTTTCAACCGCCAACTGATACAACTCAGCGTATCTGCTGGGTTGCCCGTAAACCACTATGCCAAAACTACTGA